A window of Bacteroidota bacterium contains these coding sequences:
- a CDS encoding DUF2520 domain-containing protein yields the protein MKIVIIGSGNVASVLGRKFKAAGHEIIQVLSRNAKAASQLAYEWDTESTNYTSVVNPNADVYIVAVNDDAIEKVTAEIKLPGKVVAHTAASVSKDVLKNISSHYGVFYPIQSLRKEMTIIPEIPIFVEASDDKARSVLNQLAESISPGEVTIVKEGEREKLHVAAVLVNNFTNHLYALAEDYCKKEGLNFKELLPLIEETVNRLKENSPSQSQTGPASRNDTETINKHLLLLEKHPHLQKVYKFMTDSISNPA from the coding sequence ATGAAAATAGTAATTATTGGTTCAGGTAATGTAGCTTCTGTATTAGGAAGAAAATTCAAAGCTGCCGGGCACGAAATAATACAGGTTCTCAGCCGGAATGCAAAAGCTGCGTCACAGCTTGCCTATGAGTGGGATACGGAAAGCACCAATTATACAAGCGTTGTTAATCCTAATGCTGATGTTTATATCGTTGCGGTAAATGACGATGCTATTGAAAAAGTAACAGCAGAAATCAAATTGCCCGGTAAAGTAGTTGCACATACAGCAGCATCTGTTTCAAAAGATGTGTTGAAAAATATTTCTTCTCACTATGGCGTCTTTTACCCGATACAAAGTCTGCGAAAGGAAATGACTATAATACCAGAGATCCCAATTTTCGTAGAAGCCAGCGATGACAAAGCAAGATCAGTCTTGAATCAATTAGCAGAATCCATTTCACCCGGAGAAGTAACAATTGTCAAAGAAGGAGAGAGGGAAAAACTCCATGTAGCAGCTGTACTGGTTAATAATTTCACCAATCATCTTTATGCATTGGCAGAAGATTATTGCAAAAAAGAAGGACTTAATTTTAAGGAACTCCTGCCATTGATCGAAGAAACAGTGAACCGTTTAAAAGAAAATTCACCTTCACAATCTCAAACAGGACCGGCAAGCCGTAATGATACTGAGACCATCAATAAACACCTTTTATTGCTGGAAAAACATCCTCACCTGCAGAAGGTCTATAAATTTATGACCGATAGCATAAGTAATCCGGCATAA
- a CDS encoding NAD(P)/FAD-dependent oxidoreductase codes for MKIVIAGGGFGGLRLARKLNNKPGFEVLLIDRFNHHQFQPLFYQVATAGLDASNISFPLRKVFHNSRNIRFRLAEIRSINSSENKIITDTEDISYDVLVLATGASTNFFGNEKMAANALPMKSTVEALQLRYRLLQNFENATMAGNEEELNRLMNIVIVGGGPTGVELSGTLAEMKKYVLPKDYPELDFSKMNIYLLEGTSKTLAAMSEKSSMQSKKYLQKLGVQVMTDVLVNDYDGATVLLKDGSVIPSSIVIWAAGIKGNIPAGIDSDLIARGNRIKTDKYCKIEGLENIYAIGDLAYLETEKFKTGLPQVAPVAIQQADLLAYNFKQQQKGKTLREFNYNDKGSMATVGRNLAVVDVPKPKLHFGGFIAWLIWMALHLMLILGVKNRFFVFCNWLYSYFTYDQSLRLIFKNRKK; via the coding sequence ATGAAAATCGTAATAGCGGGTGGTGGATTCGGTGGATTGAGACTTGCCCGTAAACTCAATAATAAACCCGGCTTTGAAGTCTTACTGATCGATCGTTTCAATCATCACCAGTTTCAACCTTTATTTTACCAGGTAGCTACAGCAGGCCTCGATGCAAGCAATATATCATTTCCGTTACGTAAAGTTTTTCATAACAGCCGCAATATTCGTTTCAGGTTGGCGGAGATCAGATCAATAAATTCTTCAGAAAATAAAATAATAACCGATACAGAAGATATAAGTTATGATGTATTGGTTTTAGCAACCGGCGCCAGCACCAATTTCTTTGGCAATGAAAAGATGGCTGCAAATGCATTACCAATGAAGTCAACGGTAGAGGCTTTGCAGTTGCGTTATCGTTTGCTTCAGAATTTTGAGAATGCAACTATGGCGGGCAATGAAGAAGAATTAAACCGGCTGATGAATATCGTAATTGTCGGCGGCGGACCAACAGGGGTGGAGCTATCCGGTACATTAGCTGAAATGAAAAAATATGTTTTGCCTAAGGATTATCCTGAACTTGATTTTTCTAAAATGAATATTTACCTGCTGGAAGGTACTTCAAAGACATTGGCGGCCATGAGTGAAAAATCATCGATGCAATCAAAAAAATATTTACAAAAACTGGGAGTGCAGGTAATGACTGATGTTTTGGTAAATGATTATGATGGTGCAACTGTTTTATTAAAAGATGGCTCTGTTATTCCGTCATCGATCGTTATCTGGGCCGCCGGTATCAAAGGAAACATTCCTGCGGGTATTGATAGCGATCTTATTGCAAGAGGCAATAGAATTAAAACAGATAAGTATTGCAAGATCGAAGGACTTGAAAATATTTATGCTATTGGTGATCTTGCATATTTAGAAACAGAAAAATTTAAAACCGGTTTACCCCAGGTGGCCCCGGTTGCAATACAACAAGCCGATCTGCTGGCTTATAATTTTAAACAACAGCAGAAAGGAAAAACGCTGAGAGAATTCAATTATAATGATAAAGGCTCAATGGCAACTGTTGGTCGCAATCTTGCTGTTGTGGACGTTCCTAAACCTAAACTACATTTTGGTGGATTTATCGCATGGCTTATCTGGATGGCATTGCACCTGATGCTGATACTGGGAGTTAAAAACAGGTTCTTTGTTTTCTGTAACTGGTTGTACAGTTATTTTACCTATGACCAGAGCCTGCGGCTGATATTTAAAAACAGGAAAAAATAA
- the gyrA gene encoding DNA gyrase subunit A, with translation MEENLNPLETSDNNRIIPVNIEEQMKSAYIDYSMSVIVGRALPDVRDGLKPVHRRILYAMNELGIRSNRPFKKSARIVGEVLGKYHPHGDTAVYDAMVRMAQDWNMRYTLIDHQGNFGNQDGDGPAAMRYTEARLQRLAEYMLEDLDKETVDFQLNFDDSEKEPTILPTRIPQLLINGSSGIAVGMATNMMPHNLSETIDGCIAFIENRNISIEELMQHVKAPDFPTGGIIYGMEGVKAGMHLGRGRVVVRGRLNIDTKPSGREQIVITEVPYQVNRDTLTNRIGELVNEKIVEGISHVNNESNNKEGTRIVIDLKRDAIANVIINQLYKLTDLQTSYGINNVAIVRGRPRTLNLKDLITEFVEFRHEIVIKRAQYELREAEKKAHLLQGYLIALDHLDEVIALIRSSATPDIAKLALINAGWGLDEIQAKAILELRLQRLTGMEREKIKNEYDELMKFIGELKDLLSDEGKRFELIKTELLEIKDKYGDERKTEITYLDDEVKIKDLIKEEDVVITISHLGYIKRTSATEYRSQRRGGRGVIGGRTRDEDYIEHIFVASTHHTMLFFTEKGRVYWLNVYEIPEGEKTGKGRAIQNMIQLPPDDKVKAIIDVKDLKDEDFVNSHNIVLCTKKGIIKKTALEDFSRPRQTGVNAITINEGDELLEAKLTDGKSEIMMAVKSGRAIRFNEDKVRPTGRGAIGVAGIEADEPGDEVVGMICVNSDELSSKTVLVVSEKGFGKKTAIEEYRMTNRGGKGVKTINVTDKTGTLVGIMDVAVNEDLMITCISGVTIRMPVKDISEQGRATQGVKLIRLDDGDQIAAITKLDDGTVEENGNLNDNPENFNGTNATDAAPESSGETE, from the coding sequence ATGGAAGAGAATCTGAATCCGCTAGAGACGAGTGATAATAACCGCATTATTCCTGTCAACATCGAGGAGCAAATGAAATCTGCTTACATCGATTATTCAATGTCGGTGATAGTTGGCCGTGCATTGCCTGATGTAAGAGATGGGTTAAAGCCTGTTCATCGACGCATTTTATATGCGATGAATGAATTAGGTATTCGTTCCAACAGGCCTTTTAAAAAATCGGCTCGTATAGTCGGAGAGGTGTTAGGTAAGTATCACCCCCATGGAGATACAGCCGTGTATGATGCAATGGTGCGTATGGCGCAGGATTGGAATATGCGTTATACGTTGATCGATCACCAGGGAAATTTTGGTAACCAGGATGGCGATGGCCCGGCCGCCATGCGATATACAGAAGCAAGACTGCAAAGACTTGCTGAATATATGCTGGAAGACCTGGATAAAGAGACAGTGGATTTCCAACTGAACTTTGATGATTCTGAAAAAGAACCTACGATACTTCCTACACGTATTCCTCAATTGCTGATAAATGGATCAAGTGGTATAGCAGTTGGTATGGCAACGAATATGATGCCGCATAATTTGAGTGAAACGATCGATGGCTGTATTGCGTTTATCGAAAACCGCAATATCAGTATTGAAGAATTGATGCAGCATGTAAAGGCGCCGGATTTTCCTACAGGTGGAATTATTTATGGAATGGAAGGTGTAAAAGCCGGGATGCATTTAGGTCGTGGCAGGGTAGTAGTTCGTGGTAGGTTGAACATAGATACAAAACCCAGCGGCCGTGAGCAGATCGTCATTACGGAAGTTCCTTACCAGGTAAATCGTGATACACTTACAAACAGGATCGGTGAATTGGTAAATGAAAAAATAGTAGAAGGAATTTCACATGTAAATAATGAATCGAATAACAAGGAAGGAACAAGGATCGTAATTGACCTGAAACGTGATGCAATTGCAAATGTTATCATCAACCAGTTATATAAGCTTACCGATCTGCAAACTTCATACGGTATCAATAATGTTGCGATCGTAAGAGGAAGGCCAAGGACACTTAACCTGAAAGATCTTATTACGGAGTTTGTTGAGTTCCGTCATGAAATAGTTATTAAAAGAGCACAGTATGAATTAAGAGAAGCAGAAAAGAAAGCACATCTACTGCAAGGTTATTTGATCGCATTAGATCATTTGGATGAAGTGATCGCTTTGATTCGCAGTTCTGCTACACCTGACATAGCTAAATTGGCATTGATAAATGCCGGTTGGGGGTTAGATGAGATACAGGCAAAAGCAATTCTTGAATTAAGACTGCAACGTCTTACAGGAATGGAAAGAGAAAAGATCAAGAATGAATATGATGAGTTGATGAAATTTATCGGTGAATTGAAAGACCTGCTTTCTGATGAAGGCAAACGTTTTGAACTGATCAAAACAGAACTGCTCGAGATAAAAGATAAATATGGTGATGAAAGAAAAACAGAGATCACTTACCTGGATGATGAAGTAAAAATAAAAGACCTGATCAAGGAAGAAGATGTAGTGATCACTATTTCACATCTTGGATATATTAAGAGAACTTCTGCAACGGAATATCGTTCGCAGCGCAGGGGTGGACGTGGAGTTATCGGCGGACGTACAAGAGATGAAGATTATATCGAACATATTTTTGTAGCATCTACGCATCACACCATGCTTTTCTTTACAGAAAAAGGAAGAGTGTACTGGCTGAACGTATATGAAATACCTGAAGGAGAAAAGACAGGAAAGGGAAGGGCTATTCAGAACATGATACAACTTCCACCAGATGATAAAGTAAAAGCGATCATCGATGTGAAGGACCTGAAAGATGAAGATTTTGTGAACAGTCATAATATCGTTTTGTGTACCAAGAAAGGTATCATCAAGAAAACGGCACTCGAAGATTTCAGTCGCCCAAGACAAACGGGTGTGAATGCAATTACGATCAATGAAGGTGATGAATTACTGGAAGCAAAGCTTACAGATGGTAAAAGCGAAATAATGATGGCGGTAAAGAGTGGCCGTGCTATTCGTTTTAATGAAGATAAAGTAAGACCAACAGGTCGCGGCGCAATTGGTGTGGCAGGTATAGAAGCTGATGAACCGGGTGATGAAGTTGTTGGTATGATTTGTGTAAATTCGGATGAGTTATCATCTAAAACTGTATTGGTAGTAAGTGAAAAAGGCTTTGGTAAAAAGACAGCAATTGAAGAATACCGGATGACCAACCGTGGTGGAAAAGGGGTAAAGACCATCAATGTAACAGATAAAACAGGTACTTTAGTTGGCATAATGGATGTAGCTGTAAATGAGGACTTGATGATCACCTGCATCAGCGGCGTTACCATCCGGATGCCGGTAAAAGATATCAGCGAACAGGGAAGGGCTACGCAAGGTGTAAAACTGATAAGATTAGATGATGGAGACCAAATAGCTGCGATCACCAAATTAGATGATGGGACTGTTGAGGAAAATGGCAACTTAAATGATAATCCGGAAAATTTTAACGGTACCAACGCAACTGATGCGGCACCCGAATCATCAGGAGAAACAGAGTAA
- a CDS encoding PorT family protein, whose translation MKRIIFVILLTTAANFSNAQNFVVGLKGGGNVSNFTGGDFDAVKKKSLVGIHAGGYMKFRFSEFVLQPEVMVSTQGARIDSINASYDWKITYINVPIMLQYNFDGGFYIEAGPQFGFSTDQDFANSTIEDFANDLDFSAAIGLGIHNKKSGLGLGARYMAGLSKVGEFTPSSGVNPDFKNSVLQFSLYIPLTPGK comes from the coding sequence ATGAAAAGAATCATTTTCGTCATTCTGTTAACAACAGCCGCAAATTTTTCCAATGCACAGAATTTTGTGGTGGGTTTAAAGGGTGGTGGCAATGTCAGCAATTTTACCGGAGGTGATTTTGATGCGGTGAAAAAGAAATCATTGGTCGGTATTCATGCCGGGGGCTATATGAAGTTCAGGTTTTCAGAATTTGTGTTGCAGCCGGAAGTAATGGTATCGACACAGGGAGCGAGGATCGACAGTATAAATGCTAGCTATGACTGGAAAATAACTTATATAAACGTTCCCATAATGTTGCAATACAATTTCGATGGAGGATTTTATATAGAAGCAGGTCCGCAGTTTGGCTTTTCAACGGACCAGGATTTTGCCAACAGTACCATTGAGGATTTTGCAAATGACCTTGATTTTTCAGCTGCTATTGGATTAGGTATACATAATAAAAAATCAGGACTGGGTTTAGGTGCCCGCTATATGGCCGGGTTAAGTAAGGTTGGGGAATTCACACCTTCTAGTGGAGTTAATCCTGATTTTAAGAATTCCGTACTCCAGTTCAGCCTCTATATTCCCCTGACTCCGGGTAAATAA
- a CDS encoding DUF4339 domain-containing protein, producing the protein MANYLLLRNNKQQGPLSLQHLIQLGLKAYDLVWVEGKSAAWRYPSEVPELKPYCIVVEEQPYDRFYKKPGEKKEEVEINFPQEKIIAQPAIVRTIAERKETPEIVFPDEQQLHAVNPDYKYMPKQSNNMPDIVFPEETARIEETIPKETIRKKSVYVTLPLQSAPTKRDEPVFNVQSYPTPPDTREEPIRMKTNYEQPLDEIKEMYVQKLQERKKQSFQKKLITENLKKAAVIVAIVSVGVLIGFAIKPGSKNNELATTSTVQQKDETASEEIQANNNEEVTNETAAAERQSRGNIKPLIPKQKQVQQPVTFKDDENDQRQIPVENKKAVMTKQKPAVEKDEPVITGSAPGVDINASTGERTRKTRQGNGVSNPAESYEKEESNEEPKVNIASYVNVKTNAYHVVALGGIRNLELTVWNDSKYILDYVTVEVEYLKANQETFKTESVQFRSVAPNGTVTIRMPDTNRGMKVVYKVVRVESKEFKNVMAGL; encoded by the coding sequence ATGGCAAATTATCTCCTGCTCCGCAACAATAAGCAGCAAGGGCCGCTTTCGTTGCAACATTTAATCCAATTGGGATTGAAAGCTTATGACCTTGTTTGGGTAGAAGGCAAAAGTGCCGCCTGGCGATACCCGAGTGAGGTACCTGAACTCAAGCCCTATTGCATCGTTGTGGAAGAGCAGCCTTACGACCGGTTTTATAAAAAGCCCGGTGAAAAGAAAGAAGAGGTTGAAATAAATTTCCCCCAAGAAAAAATTATAGCTCAGCCTGCTATTGTGAGAACGATCGCTGAAAGAAAAGAAACACCCGAGATCGTTTTTCCCGATGAACAACAGCTTCATGCTGTAAACCCTGATTACAAATACATGCCAAAGCAAAGCAATAACATGCCCGATATTGTTTTTCCTGAAGAGACTGCCAGGATTGAAGAAACAATTCCAAAAGAAACTATCAGGAAAAAATCAGTTTACGTTACGCTGCCTTTGCAATCAGCGCCAACAAAAAGAGATGAACCCGTTTTTAATGTCCAGTCCTACCCAACTCCTCCCGATACCCGTGAAGAACCAATTCGGATGAAAACAAATTATGAACAACCACTTGATGAGATAAAGGAAATGTATGTGCAGAAACTGCAAGAAAGAAAAAAACAATCCTTTCAAAAAAAGCTTATCACTGAAAATTTAAAGAAAGCTGCTGTAATTGTTGCAATTGTATCAGTAGGTGTATTGATTGGTTTTGCCATTAAACCGGGATCTAAAAACAATGAACTTGCAACAACATCTACAGTTCAGCAAAAAGATGAAACAGCCTCTGAAGAAATACAGGCAAATAATAATGAAGAAGTCACAAACGAAACAGCAGCAGCAGAAAGACAGTCACGAGGCAACATCAAACCGCTGATCCCAAAACAGAAACAGGTTCAACAGCCAGTAACATTTAAGGATGATGAAAATGATCAAAGGCAAATACCCGTTGAAAACAAAAAAGCTGTGATGACCAAACAAAAACCAGCAGTAGAAAAAGATGAACCGGTAATAACAGGATCAGCTCCGGGTGTGGATATAAATGCATCTACAGGCGAAAGAACAAGAAAAACAAGACAGGGCAACGGAGTTTCAAATCCTGCAGAGAGTTATGAAAAAGAAGAATCCAATGAAGAACCCAAAGTAAATATTGCCAGTTATGTGAATGTAAAGACTAATGCTTACCATGTTGTTGCTTTAGGAGGGATACGCAATCTTGAACTGACCGTTTGGAATGATTCAAAATATATACTGGATTATGTAACAGTAGAAGTAGAATACCTGAAAGCCAACCAGGAAACATTTAAGACTGAATCTGTTCAATTCAGATCAGTAGCTCCGAATGGTACAGTTACCATTCGTATGCCGGATACAAACCGTGGAATGAAAGTAGTTTATAAAGTTGTGAGAGTTGAGTCGAAAGAATTTAAAAACGTTATGGCAGGATTATAA
- a CDS encoding VWA domain-containing protein, translated as MRTIYSLLFTGIFLLVTIISFAQEIRGKVIAEGGFAASAVTVKFKDKSNAVITKPDGSFKIIAKKLPDTLYFSGVGFEPYKVAITEETLKDPSFEIVLLNTRKSLNEVVVTTALGAKRSSKELGYSTSTVGSGYADLSKPAPRGELEYALEGKVAGVTVYGYDASSPSTPIRIRGSSSFRSDEAIVLGNKKIGITDTTIYDKAAPYANILTAGEVNDFYKWKMWEDYTESEFKLWSDHWKINPKKRITVQLVNNNHAPVIGEKVELIDETTGRVIWTAITDNTGKAELWGDIDVKNTEQKLKLVAAGTKDLKNPGFFQNGINTMQVKKPCFVSDKIDIAFAVDATGSMSDEIEFLKLELEDVIRKTFEQNKDLNLNVGSVFYRDLNDEYLTKHIELKNDLLKLLNFVKLQKASGGGDHPEAVNDALRVAIDSLQWREDARSRILFLIMDAPPHDYAKDEMMILIAKAAAKGIRIVPIACSGTNKSTEYLMRCMALATNGTYLFLTDNSGIGLPHIKPTTDTYDVELLNSLLQRVIKQMIAAPACADSKTEQQVFIKTDNPEKVKIYPNPTSGNFKIESNKAIKEIYIADFNGKILQRLSVNDKDRIWNVNIGAYANSTYLVKYITSDNKWGAEKVVLIH; from the coding sequence ATGCGGACAATCTACTCCCTGCTTTTTACCGGCATTTTTCTATTAGTAACAATAATTTCCTTTGCCCAGGAAATTCGTGGTAAAGTGATAGCCGAAGGTGGTTTTGCCGCTTCTGCTGTTACAGTAAAGTTTAAAGACAAGAGCAATGCAGTTATCACAAAACCTGATGGCAGTTTTAAGATCATTGCTAAAAAATTGCCTGATACGCTTTATTTCAGTGGCGTTGGTTTTGAACCTTATAAAGTAGCAATAACAGAAGAGACATTAAAGGACCCAAGTTTTGAAATTGTATTGCTCAATACCCGTAAATCTTTAAATGAAGTGGTGGTAACAACAGCACTTGGCGCAAAAAGAAGCTCTAAAGAACTTGGGTATTCTACTTCCACAGTTGGCTCGGGTTATGCTGATTTAAGTAAACCAGCTCCCAGGGGTGAACTTGAATATGCATTAGAAGGAAAAGTAGCCGGAGTAACTGTTTATGGGTATGATGCATCATCACCCAGTACCCCAATACGAATCAGAGGTTCATCTTCTTTTAGAAGTGATGAAGCAATTGTATTAGGCAATAAAAAAATCGGGATCACCGATACAACTATTTATGATAAAGCCGCACCCTATGCAAACATTCTTACTGCAGGAGAAGTAAATGATTTTTACAAATGGAAGATGTGGGAAGATTATACAGAGTCTGAATTTAAACTCTGGAGTGATCACTGGAAAATAAACCCGAAGAAAAGAATTACTGTTCAACTGGTGAATAATAATCATGCACCCGTGATCGGAGAAAAAGTAGAATTGATAGACGAGACAACCGGTAGAGTAATATGGACTGCAATAACTGATAATACAGGCAAGGCAGAACTCTGGGGAGATATTGATGTAAAAAATACTGAGCAAAAATTGAAACTTGTTGCTGCAGGAACTAAAGACTTAAAGAATCCCGGCTTTTTTCAAAATGGTATCAACACAATGCAGGTCAAAAAACCTTGTTTTGTTTCTGATAAAATAGATATCGCTTTTGCAGTGGATGCTACAGGCAGTATGAGTGATGAAATTGAGTTTTTAAAATTAGAACTGGAAGATGTGATACGGAAAACATTTGAGCAGAATAAAGATCTAAACCTGAATGTGGGTTCTGTGTTTTATCGTGATTTAAATGATGAATATCTGACAAAACATATTGAATTAAAAAATGACCTGCTTAAGTTACTCAATTTTGTAAAACTGCAAAAAGCTAGTGGTGGTGGTGATCATCCTGAAGCTGTGAATGATGCTTTACGTGTTGCGATTGACAGCCTGCAATGGCGGGAAGATGCCCGGAGCCGGATCTTATTTTTAATAATGGATGCGCCGCCGCATGATTATGCGAAAGACGAAATGATGATACTAATTGCAAAGGCAGCTGCTAAAGGAATACGGATCGTTCCTATTGCATGCAGTGGTACTAATAAATCTACCGAGTACCTGATGCGCTGTATGGCATTAGCTACAAACGGCACTTATTTATTTCTTACAGATAACAGTGGGATAGGCCTGCCACATATTAAGCCAACAACGGATACTTATGATGTTGAACTACTGAACAGTTTATTACAAAGAGTGATCAAACAAATGATTGCGGCTCCAGCCTGTGCCGATTCAAAAACAGAACAGCAAGTGTTTATAAAAACGGATAATCCGGAGAAAGTAAAAATTTATCCTAACCCTACAAGCGGCAATTTTAAAATTGAAAGTAATAAAGCAATAAAGGAAATTTATATAGCTGATTTTAATGGAAAGATCCTGCAACGTTTATCAGTGAATGATAAAGACAGGATATGGAATGTGAATATCGGGGCTTATGCCAACTCAACTTACCTGGTAAAATATATTACAAGTGATAATAAATGGGGCGCCGAAAAGGTTGTACTGATACATTAG
- a CDS encoding saccharopine dehydrogenase, with protein sequence MAYFSPKIRDLKKILLFGAGRSATVLIDYLLKEAEKEIWKLIVVDADINLAKSKTGDSPFAEAISFDINDETKRKEYISSADIVISLLPPALHTIAAKTCVELGKNLLTASYVDEEIKKLRSEIENKGLLFLCEMGLDPGIDHMSAMKMIDEIHEAGGKITSFKSHCGGLVAPESDDNPWHYKISWNARNVALAGKAGAHYKENSKDVHLKYEELFNPEKAIEFPEIGRLSYYPNRDSLSYMPLYGLENAQTFIRTTLRYPDFMYGWNNVIELKLTDETQQYETNGKTLYEVFKEHMDKNGFGEWLSQKLTERFTETKSMLENLMKLMEAEEEAEKEGIEAPGNFMTADEKGNIQDIEVDDVKNRSAAYVAAKMHEANLTLKQLFFLGLDDQETIINKGLCSAVDVLQFAMERKLVLDKDDKDMIVMMHELEFGVGSKKSGVSSTLIVKGDDNLRTAMAKTVGLPLGIAAKLILNGKINLKGLHIPTHKEIYEPVLKELEEHGIRFHEEGN encoded by the coding sequence ATGGCTTATTTTAGCCCCAAAATCCGGGATTTGAAAAAGATATTACTGTTTGGAGCCGGCCGCTCGGCCACTGTTTTGATCGATTACCTGCTCAAAGAAGCCGAAAAAGAAATCTGGAAGCTGATTGTTGTAGATGCTGATATCAACCTGGCGAAATCAAAAACCGGTGACTCTCCTTTTGCAGAAGCCATCAGCTTCGATATAAATGATGAGACAAAAAGGAAAGAATACATTTCATCGGCTGATATTGTTATTTCATTGCTCCCTCCTGCCCTGCATACTATTGCAGCAAAGACCTGTGTTGAGTTGGGTAAAAATTTATTGACAGCGTCTTATGTTGATGAAGAAATAAAAAAACTGAGATCTGAAATTGAAAATAAAGGGTTGTTGTTTTTATGTGAAATGGGGCTTGATCCCGGTATCGATCATATGAGTGCCATGAAAATGATCGATGAGATACATGAAGCTGGCGGAAAGATCACTTCATTCAAATCACATTGCGGCGGATTGGTTGCGCCGGAGAGTGATGACAATCCGTGGCATTATAAAATAAGCTGGAACGCAAGAAATGTTGCGCTAGCAGGAAAAGCCGGCGCACATTACAAGGAGAATAGCAAAGATGTTCATTTGAAATATGAAGAACTGTTTAATCCTGAAAAGGCTATTGAGTTTCCGGAGATCGGTCGGCTGAGTTATTATCCGAACCGTGATTCTTTGAGCTATATGCCGCTGTATGGTTTAGAGAATGCGCAGACATTTATCCGCACGACTTTGCGTTATCCTGATTTTATGTATGGTTGGAATAATGTAATTGAACTAAAGCTGACAGATGAGACGCAGCAATATGAAACAAACGGCAAAACATTATACGAAGTTTTTAAAGAGCATATGGATAAGAATGGTTTTGGAGAATGGTTGAGTCAGAAACTGACTGAACGGTTCACCGAAACCAAATCTATGCTGGAAAACCTTATGAAGCTGATGGAAGCGGAAGAAGAAGCAGAGAAAGAAGGAATAGAAGCACCTGGAAACTTTATGACTGCTGATGAAAAAGGCAATATTCAAGATATAGAAGTAGATGATGTGAAGAACCGAAGTGCCGCTTATGTTGCAGCAAAAATGCATGAAGCCAACCTCACACTCAAACAATTATTTTTTCTTGGATTGGATGACCAGGAAACAATTATCAATAAAGGTTTATGCAGCGCTGTGGATGTATTGCAGTTTGCTATGGAGAGAAAACTGGTTTTGGATAAAGATGACAAGGATATGATAGTGATGATGCATGAATTGGAGTTTGGAGTTGGGAGTAAGAAGTCAGGAGTCAGCAGTACTTTAATTGTAAAAGGTGATGATAATTTAAGAACAGCAATGGCAAAGACTGTTGGCTTACCATTAGGCATTGCCGCTAAATTGATTTTAAATGGTAAAATAAACCTGAAAGGCTTACATATACCAACACATAAAGAAATTTACGAGCCTGTTCTTAAAGAATTGGAAGAACATGGCATCCGGTTTCATGAAGAAGGGAATTGA
- a CDS encoding NAD-dependent deacylase, whose protein sequence is MSKKKLVVLTGAGISAESGLKTFRDSDGLWEGYNIEDVATPRAWRKDPQLVLEFYNYRRKNVMGAQPNAAHSGLAELEKHFDVTIITQNIDDLHERAGSTNVMHLHGEIFKMRSEKNESLIYEIRDDIKIGDRAGDGEQLRPHIVWFEEPVPMIEKAVPVVHSADVFVVVGTSLVVYPAAGLVNYAPWEIPKYIVDKRIPYTSDIENLVAIEKPATEGVKELIEKLIG, encoded by the coding sequence ATGAGCAAAAAGAAACTCGTTGTTCTTACCGGTGCCGGCATTAGTGCTGAAAGTGGATTAAAAACATTTCGTGACAGTGACGGTTTGTGGGAAGGTTATAATATAGAAGATGTTGCCACACCCCGTGCATGGAGAAAAGACCCGCAATTGGTTTTGGAATTTTATAATTACAGACGTAAAAATGTGATGGGTGCACAACCCAATGCTGCGCATAGCGGTTTAGCAGAGTTGGAAAAACATTTTGACGTCACTATCATAACTCAAAATATAGATGACCTGCATGAAAGAGCTGGTTCAACAAATGTCATGCACCTGCATGGTGAGATATTTAAAATGCGTAGTGAAAAAAACGAATCACTGATCTATGAAATAAGGGATGATATTAAGATCGGGGATAGGGCAGGAGATGGGGAACAGCTCAGGCCACATATTGTCTGGTTTGAAGAACCGGTGCCGATGATCGAAAAAGCTGTACCCGTTGTTCATAGTGCTGATGTTTTTGTTGTGGTAGGTACATCATTGGTTGTGTATCCGGCAGCAGGATTGGTAAACTATGCACCATGGGAAATTCCAAAGTATATTGTTGACAAACGAATTCCTTATACATCTGATATTGAGAACCTCGTTGCAATTGAGAAACCAGCAACAGAAGGTGTGAAGGAATTAATTGAGAAGCTAATCGGTTGA